A single Primulina eburnea isolate SZY01 chromosome 11, ASM2296580v1, whole genome shotgun sequence DNA region contains:
- the LOC140806287 gene encoding uncharacterized protein isoform X2, with the protein MAALLNSAALLQIPVKGKWVGGCRLIDDSLHRKRNKTRLLNHFVSAKAMSTGYSGKKQVWIWTEKKEVMTAAVERGWNTFIFHSHRRELAAEWSLICPLFVEDGILFDGERKKVANYFEISSARELEKLQSWNEESENVVISLLNWQVIPAENIVAMIQGTRKTVFAISNSYSEAQIFFEALEHGLCGVVLKTEDVESIFQLKDYLDRRDEEGSLLGLTKARVTKVQMAGMGDRVCVDLCSIMKPGEGLLVGSFARGLFLVHSECLESNYISSRPFRVNAGPVHAYVAVPGGKTSYLSELKSGKEVIIVDQSGMQRTAIVGRVKIETRQLILIEAKGDQDNQTYSILLQNAETVALVASPEEGHQCTSFPVTSLEVGDEILVRVQGGARHTGIEIEEFIIEK; encoded by the exons ATGGCTGCGCTGTTGAATTCAGCTGCTCTCCTCCAAATCCCTGTCAAAG GCAAATGGGTGGGAGGTTGCAGATTGATCGATGATTCACTTCACCGCAAGAGAAATAAGACCCGATTGCTGAATCACTTTGTCTCTGCCAAAGCAATGAGTACTGGTTATTCGGGAAAGAAGCAAGTATGGATATGGACGGAGAAGAAAGAAGTCATGACCGCCGCCGTAGAGAGGGGTTGGAATACTTTCATCTTTCATTCTCACCGCCGGGAACTCGCCGCTGAGTGGTCCT TAATTTGTCCTCTTTTCGTtgaagatggtattctctttgaTGGTGAGCGCAAGAAAGTTGCTAATTATTTTGAGATCTCTTCGGCCCGTGAACTGGAGAAGCTGCAATCATGGAATGAAGAATCCGAAAATGTCGTTATTAGTCTCCTGAATTGGCAA GTGATACCTGCAGAAAATATTGTTGCCATGATTCAAGGCACTAGAAAAACGGTCTTTGCCATCTCAAACTCATATTCTGAAGCTCAAATTTTCTTTGAG GCACTGGAGCATGGTTTGTGTGGTGTAGTTTTGAAAACCGAGGATGTTGAATCCATCTTTCAGCTGAAG GACTATCTTGATAGAAGAGACGAGGAAGGTAGCCTTTTGGGATTAACCAAAGCCAGGGTAACTAAGGTTCAAATGGCTGGGATGGGCGACCGTGTCTGCGTAGATCTCTGCAGTATTATGAAACCTGGTGAAGGCCTTCTG GTCGGATCATTTGCGAGAGGGCTTTTCCTTGTTCATTCAGAATGCTTAGAGTCAAATTACATTTCCAGCAGACCTTTCCGAGTCAATGCC GGTCCGGTACATGCATATGTTGCTGTCCCAGGGGGGAAGACTAGCTACCTGTCCGAGTTAAAATCGGGAAAAGAGGTTATTATTGTTGACCAATCGGGGATGCAGCGAACAGCAATTGTTGGCCGTGTAAAGATTGAAACTAGACAATTAATCCTTATCGAGGCCAAG GGAGATCAGGATAACCAGACTTACAGCATTCTTCTACAAAACGCCGAAACGGTTGCTTTAGTCGCCTCCCCTGAAG AGGGGCATCAGTGTACTTCATTCCCTGTGACCTCACTCGAAGTAGGCGACGAAATTTTGGTGAGAGTACAGGGAGGTGCTCGGCATACTGGGATCGAAATAGAAGAGTTTATCATCGAGAAATGA
- the LOC140806287 gene encoding uncharacterized protein isoform X1, whose protein sequence is MAALLNSAALLQIPVKGKWVGGCRLIDDSLHRKRNKTRLLNHFVSAKAMSTGYSGKKQVWIWTEKKEVMTAAVERGWNTFIFHSHRRELAAEWSSIAVICPLFVEDGILFDGERKKVANYFEISSARELEKLQSWNEESENVVISLLNWQVIPAENIVAMIQGTRKTVFAISNSYSEAQIFFEALEHGLCGVVLKTEDVESIFQLKDYLDRRDEEGSLLGLTKARVTKVQMAGMGDRVCVDLCSIMKPGEGLLVGSFARGLFLVHSECLESNYISSRPFRVNAGPVHAYVAVPGGKTSYLSELKSGKEVIIVDQSGMQRTAIVGRVKIETRQLILIEAKGDQDNQTYSILLQNAETVALVASPEEGHQCTSFPVTSLEVGDEILVRVQGGARHTGIEIEEFIIEK, encoded by the exons ATGGCTGCGCTGTTGAATTCAGCTGCTCTCCTCCAAATCCCTGTCAAAG GCAAATGGGTGGGAGGTTGCAGATTGATCGATGATTCACTTCACCGCAAGAGAAATAAGACCCGATTGCTGAATCACTTTGTCTCTGCCAAAGCAATGAGTACTGGTTATTCGGGAAAGAAGCAAGTATGGATATGGACGGAGAAGAAAGAAGTCATGACCGCCGCCGTAGAGAGGGGTTGGAATACTTTCATCTTTCATTCTCACCGCCGGGAACTCGCCGCTGAGTGGTCCT CTATTGCAGTAATTTGTCCTCTTTTCGTtgaagatggtattctctttgaTGGTGAGCGCAAGAAAGTTGCTAATTATTTTGAGATCTCTTCGGCCCGTGAACTGGAGAAGCTGCAATCATGGAATGAAGAATCCGAAAATGTCGTTATTAGTCTCCTGAATTGGCAA GTGATACCTGCAGAAAATATTGTTGCCATGATTCAAGGCACTAGAAAAACGGTCTTTGCCATCTCAAACTCATATTCTGAAGCTCAAATTTTCTTTGAG GCACTGGAGCATGGTTTGTGTGGTGTAGTTTTGAAAACCGAGGATGTTGAATCCATCTTTCAGCTGAAG GACTATCTTGATAGAAGAGACGAGGAAGGTAGCCTTTTGGGATTAACCAAAGCCAGGGTAACTAAGGTTCAAATGGCTGGGATGGGCGACCGTGTCTGCGTAGATCTCTGCAGTATTATGAAACCTGGTGAAGGCCTTCTG GTCGGATCATTTGCGAGAGGGCTTTTCCTTGTTCATTCAGAATGCTTAGAGTCAAATTACATTTCCAGCAGACCTTTCCGAGTCAATGCC GGTCCGGTACATGCATATGTTGCTGTCCCAGGGGGGAAGACTAGCTACCTGTCCGAGTTAAAATCGGGAAAAGAGGTTATTATTGTTGACCAATCGGGGATGCAGCGAACAGCAATTGTTGGCCGTGTAAAGATTGAAACTAGACAATTAATCCTTATCGAGGCCAAG GGAGATCAGGATAACCAGACTTACAGCATTCTTCTACAAAACGCCGAAACGGTTGCTTTAGTCGCCTCCCCTGAAG AGGGGCATCAGTGTACTTCATTCCCTGTGACCTCACTCGAAGTAGGCGACGAAATTTTGGTGAGAGTACAGGGAGGTGCTCGGCATACTGGGATCGAAATAGAAGAGTTTATCATCGAGAAATGA
- the LOC140806287 gene encoding uncharacterized protein isoform X3, whose protein sequence is MSTGYSGKKQVWIWTEKKEVMTAAVERGWNTFIFHSHRRELAAEWSSIAVICPLFVEDGILFDGERKKVANYFEISSARELEKLQSWNEESENVVISLLNWQVIPAENIVAMIQGTRKTVFAISNSYSEAQIFFEALEHGLCGVVLKTEDVESIFQLKDYLDRRDEEGSLLGLTKARVTKVQMAGMGDRVCVDLCSIMKPGEGLLVGSFARGLFLVHSECLESNYISSRPFRVNAGPVHAYVAVPGGKTSYLSELKSGKEVIIVDQSGMQRTAIVGRVKIETRQLILIEAKGDQDNQTYSILLQNAETVALVASPEEGHQCTSFPVTSLEVGDEILVRVQGGARHTGIEIEEFIIEK, encoded by the exons ATGAGTACTGGTTATTCGGGAAAGAAGCAAGTATGGATATGGACGGAGAAGAAAGAAGTCATGACCGCCGCCGTAGAGAGGGGTTGGAATACTTTCATCTTTCATTCTCACCGCCGGGAACTCGCCGCTGAGTGGTCCT CTATTGCAGTAATTTGTCCTCTTTTCGTtgaagatggtattctctttgaTGGTGAGCGCAAGAAAGTTGCTAATTATTTTGAGATCTCTTCGGCCCGTGAACTGGAGAAGCTGCAATCATGGAATGAAGAATCCGAAAATGTCGTTATTAGTCTCCTGAATTGGCAA GTGATACCTGCAGAAAATATTGTTGCCATGATTCAAGGCACTAGAAAAACGGTCTTTGCCATCTCAAACTCATATTCTGAAGCTCAAATTTTCTTTGAG GCACTGGAGCATGGTTTGTGTGGTGTAGTTTTGAAAACCGAGGATGTTGAATCCATCTTTCAGCTGAAG GACTATCTTGATAGAAGAGACGAGGAAGGTAGCCTTTTGGGATTAACCAAAGCCAGGGTAACTAAGGTTCAAATGGCTGGGATGGGCGACCGTGTCTGCGTAGATCTCTGCAGTATTATGAAACCTGGTGAAGGCCTTCTG GTCGGATCATTTGCGAGAGGGCTTTTCCTTGTTCATTCAGAATGCTTAGAGTCAAATTACATTTCCAGCAGACCTTTCCGAGTCAATGCC GGTCCGGTACATGCATATGTTGCTGTCCCAGGGGGGAAGACTAGCTACCTGTCCGAGTTAAAATCGGGAAAAGAGGTTATTATTGTTGACCAATCGGGGATGCAGCGAACAGCAATTGTTGGCCGTGTAAAGATTGAAACTAGACAATTAATCCTTATCGAGGCCAAG GGAGATCAGGATAACCAGACTTACAGCATTCTTCTACAAAACGCCGAAACGGTTGCTTTAGTCGCCTCCCCTGAAG AGGGGCATCAGTGTACTTCATTCCCTGTGACCTCACTCGAAGTAGGCGACGAAATTTTGGTGAGAGTACAGGGAGGTGCTCGGCATACTGGGATCGAAATAGAAGAGTTTATCATCGAGAAATGA
- the LOC140806287 gene encoding uncharacterized protein isoform X5: MCKYYDILDNIAAEWSLICPLFVEDGILFDGERKKVANYFEISSARELEKLQSWNEESENVVISLLNWQVIPAENIVAMIQGTRKTVFAISNSYSEAQIFFEALEHGLCGVVLKTEDVESIFQLKDYLDRRDEEGSLLGLTKARVTKVQMAGMGDRVCVDLCSIMKPGEGLLVGSFARGLFLVHSECLESNYISSRPFRVNAGPVHAYVAVPGGKTSYLSELKSGKEVIIVDQSGMQRTAIVGRVKIETRQLILIEAKGDQDNQTYSILLQNAETVALVASPEEGHQCTSFPVTSLEVGDEILVRVQGGARHTGIEIEEFIIEK, from the exons ATGTGTAAATATTATGATATTCTTGACAATATCGCCGCTGAGTGGTCCT TAATTTGTCCTCTTTTCGTtgaagatggtattctctttgaTGGTGAGCGCAAGAAAGTTGCTAATTATTTTGAGATCTCTTCGGCCCGTGAACTGGAGAAGCTGCAATCATGGAATGAAGAATCCGAAAATGTCGTTATTAGTCTCCTGAATTGGCAA GTGATACCTGCAGAAAATATTGTTGCCATGATTCAAGGCACTAGAAAAACGGTCTTTGCCATCTCAAACTCATATTCTGAAGCTCAAATTTTCTTTGAG GCACTGGAGCATGGTTTGTGTGGTGTAGTTTTGAAAACCGAGGATGTTGAATCCATCTTTCAGCTGAAG GACTATCTTGATAGAAGAGACGAGGAAGGTAGCCTTTTGGGATTAACCAAAGCCAGGGTAACTAAGGTTCAAATGGCTGGGATGGGCGACCGTGTCTGCGTAGATCTCTGCAGTATTATGAAACCTGGTGAAGGCCTTCTG GTCGGATCATTTGCGAGAGGGCTTTTCCTTGTTCATTCAGAATGCTTAGAGTCAAATTACATTTCCAGCAGACCTTTCCGAGTCAATGCC GGTCCGGTACATGCATATGTTGCTGTCCCAGGGGGGAAGACTAGCTACCTGTCCGAGTTAAAATCGGGAAAAGAGGTTATTATTGTTGACCAATCGGGGATGCAGCGAACAGCAATTGTTGGCCGTGTAAAGATTGAAACTAGACAATTAATCCTTATCGAGGCCAAG GGAGATCAGGATAACCAGACTTACAGCATTCTTCTACAAAACGCCGAAACGGTTGCTTTAGTCGCCTCCCCTGAAG AGGGGCATCAGTGTACTTCATTCCCTGTGACCTCACTCGAAGTAGGCGACGAAATTTTGGTGAGAGTACAGGGAGGTGCTCGGCATACTGGGATCGAAATAGAAGAGTTTATCATCGAGAAATGA
- the LOC140806287 gene encoding uncharacterized protein isoform X4: protein MCKYYDILDNIAAEWSSIAVICPLFVEDGILFDGERKKVANYFEISSARELEKLQSWNEESENVVISLLNWQVIPAENIVAMIQGTRKTVFAISNSYSEAQIFFEALEHGLCGVVLKTEDVESIFQLKDYLDRRDEEGSLLGLTKARVTKVQMAGMGDRVCVDLCSIMKPGEGLLVGSFARGLFLVHSECLESNYISSRPFRVNAGPVHAYVAVPGGKTSYLSELKSGKEVIIVDQSGMQRTAIVGRVKIETRQLILIEAKGDQDNQTYSILLQNAETVALVASPEEGHQCTSFPVTSLEVGDEILVRVQGGARHTGIEIEEFIIEK from the exons ATGTGTAAATATTATGATATTCTTGACAATATCGCCGCTGAGTGGTCCT CTATTGCAGTAATTTGTCCTCTTTTCGTtgaagatggtattctctttgaTGGTGAGCGCAAGAAAGTTGCTAATTATTTTGAGATCTCTTCGGCCCGTGAACTGGAGAAGCTGCAATCATGGAATGAAGAATCCGAAAATGTCGTTATTAGTCTCCTGAATTGGCAA GTGATACCTGCAGAAAATATTGTTGCCATGATTCAAGGCACTAGAAAAACGGTCTTTGCCATCTCAAACTCATATTCTGAAGCTCAAATTTTCTTTGAG GCACTGGAGCATGGTTTGTGTGGTGTAGTTTTGAAAACCGAGGATGTTGAATCCATCTTTCAGCTGAAG GACTATCTTGATAGAAGAGACGAGGAAGGTAGCCTTTTGGGATTAACCAAAGCCAGGGTAACTAAGGTTCAAATGGCTGGGATGGGCGACCGTGTCTGCGTAGATCTCTGCAGTATTATGAAACCTGGTGAAGGCCTTCTG GTCGGATCATTTGCGAGAGGGCTTTTCCTTGTTCATTCAGAATGCTTAGAGTCAAATTACATTTCCAGCAGACCTTTCCGAGTCAATGCC GGTCCGGTACATGCATATGTTGCTGTCCCAGGGGGGAAGACTAGCTACCTGTCCGAGTTAAAATCGGGAAAAGAGGTTATTATTGTTGACCAATCGGGGATGCAGCGAACAGCAATTGTTGGCCGTGTAAAGATTGAAACTAGACAATTAATCCTTATCGAGGCCAAG GGAGATCAGGATAACCAGACTTACAGCATTCTTCTACAAAACGCCGAAACGGTTGCTTTAGTCGCCTCCCCTGAAG AGGGGCATCAGTGTACTTCATTCCCTGTGACCTCACTCGAAGTAGGCGACGAAATTTTGGTGAGAGTACAGGGAGGTGCTCGGCATACTGGGATCGAAATAGAAGAGTTTATCATCGAGAAATGA